One Mycolicibacterium crocinum DNA window includes the following coding sequences:
- a CDS encoding type II toxin-antitoxin system Rv0910 family toxin, with product MAKLSVSVDVPLPPEQAWQHASDLSRYKDWLTIHRVWRSKLPDTLEKGTVVESIVEVKGMPNRVKWEIVHFKAPEAMTLNGAGVGGVKVKLIGKVRAHDKDAGSSVVTMDVHLGGAALFGPIGMVVAGALKGDIKESLNRFVTVFAPS from the coding sequence ATGGCGAAACTCTCAGTCTCCGTTGACGTTCCACTTCCACCAGAGCAGGCCTGGCAGCACGCCTCGGACCTCTCCCGCTACAAGGACTGGCTGACCATCCACCGGGTGTGGCGCTCCAAATTGCCCGACACCCTCGAGAAGGGCACCGTCGTGGAGTCCATCGTCGAGGTCAAGGGCATGCCCAACCGGGTGAAGTGGGAGATCGTCCACTTCAAGGCCCCCGAGGCCATGACGCTCAATGGCGCCGGTGTCGGCGGGGTGAAGGTCAAGCTGATCGGCAAGGTGCGGGCCCACGACAAGGACGCAGGCAGTTCGGTGGTGACCATGGACGTCCATCTGGGCGGTGCGGCGCTGTTCGGGCCGATCGGCATGGTCGTGGCGGGTGCACTCAAGGGCGACATCAAGGAGTCGCTGAACCGCTTTGTGACGGTATTCGCGCCGTCGTAA
- a CDS encoding antitoxin yields the protein MGFLDKALGKTKEVLGSNADKVEQAIDKAGDIIDQKTQGKYSSTVDRVQDAAKNYVDSNRTDKGEQPN from the coding sequence ATGGGATTCCTCGACAAAGCCCTCGGCAAGACCAAGGAAGTTCTGGGCTCCAACGCAGACAAGGTGGAGCAGGCCATCGATAAGGCCGGCGACATCATCGACCAGAAGACGCAGGGCAAGTACTCCAGCACCGTCGACAGGGTGCAGGACGCCGCCAAGAACTACGTCGACTCCAACCGCACCGACAAAGGCGAGCAACCCAACTGA